One part of the Dioscorea cayenensis subsp. rotundata cultivar TDr96_F1 chromosome 2, TDr96_F1_v2_PseudoChromosome.rev07_lg8_w22 25.fasta, whole genome shotgun sequence genome encodes these proteins:
- the LOC120277560 gene encoding myosin-6-like, translated as MATAANIVVGSQVWVGDPEVAWIDGEVLEINGDVIKISCTSGKTVVTKVSNIYPKDAEASPCGVDDMTKLAYLHEPGVLQNLKSRYDMNEIYTYTGNILIAVNPFRRLPHLYDSHMMQQYKGAAFGELSPHPFAVADAAYRLMINEGVSQSILVSGESGAGKTESTKLLMRYLAHMGGRSAAEGRSVEQQVLESNPVLEAFGNAKTVRNNNSSRFGKFVELQFDERGRISGAAVRTYLLERSRVCQISTPERNYHCFYMLCAAPPEDVKRLKLGNPRSFHYLNQSDCYELEGVDDSKEYLETRRAMDIVGISADDQDAIFRVVAAILHLGNIEFKEGAETDSSQPKDEKSLFHLRTAAELLMCDVKALEDSLCKRIIVTRDENITKSLDPEAAVLSRDALAKVVYSQLFDWLVNKINSSIGQDPNSKFLIGVLDIYGFESFKTNSFEQFCINLTNEKLQQHFNQHVFKMEQEEYTKEEINWSYIEFIDNQDILDLIEKKPGGIIALLDEACVLPRSTHETFAQKLYQTFKTHKRFSKPKLARSDFTIHHYAGDVTYQTELFLDKNKDYVVAEHQALLCDSKCSFVSGLFPPLPEDTSKSSKFSSIGSRFKQQLQALLETLSATEPHYIRCVKPNNLLKPAIFENSNVLQQLRCGGVMEAIRISCAGYPTRRTFYEFIDRFGILAPEVLDGSCDEVTASKRLLEKVDLQGFQIGKTKVFLRAGQMAELDARRSEVLGRSAKIIQWKFRSYLARRSFILQRKSAILLQAICRGHVARQVYEALRQEAAALRIQTNLRMYIARKDYKELLSSSVTIQAGLRGMAARKELHFRRQTRAATVIQSYCRQYLARLHYTRIKKAAITTQCAWRGKVARRELRKLKMAARETGALQAAKNKLEKQVEELTWRLQLEKRMRADIEEAKTQENAKLQSAFQELQLQFKEAKDMLVKEREASKKAAEAVPVIREVPVVDTALMEKLTTENNKLKALVTSLEKRIDDADKKCAETIRVSEERLKNAVEAESKINNMNKEMQRLQEKLLNMESENQILRQQTLLNSPVKRMSEHLSIPTTPTKQNLDNGHIDFEELKEPHSAPPAIKDYANSDPKLTRSYVERQHENVDALINCVVRNIGFSNNKPVAALTIYKCLLNWKSFESEKTSVFDRLIQMIGYAIENEESSDHLAYWLSNSSALLFLLQKSLKAAGTGGAIPRRKPPPPTSLFGRMTQGFRSSPSSANLNLDGLDAVRQVEAKYPALLFKQQLTAYVEKIYGIIRDNTKKDLTSLLSLCIQAPRTARGGMVRGSGRSFGNHTQSSHWQNIIETLNNLLKTLQENYVPPVLIQKMFLQIFSFINVQLFNSLLLRRECCSFSNGEYVKSGLAELELWCAQAKSEYVGASWDELKHIRQAVGFLVIFQKYRISYDEIVNDLCPVLSVQQLYRICTQYWDDKYNTKSVSSSVLSSMRILMTEDSNNAVSSAFLLDDNSSIPFSVDDISSSGQEKEFSDVKPAEELLENPAFQFLKE; from the exons GTTGTTACAAAAGTATCTAATATTTATCCTAAGGATGCTGAAGCTTCTCCTTGTGGTGTTGACGACATGACAAAACTGGCCTACTTGCATGAGCCTGGTGTTCTTCAGAATCTAAAATCGAGATATGACATGAATGAGATATAT ACCTATACTGGAAATATATTGATTGCTGTGAATCCTTTCCGAAGGCTTCCTCATCTTTATGACAGCCACATGATGCAACAATACAAAGGGGCAGCCTTTGGTGAGCTTAGCCCGCATCCCTTTGCAGTTGCCGATGCTGCATATAG ATTGATGATAAATGAGGGAGTAAGCCAGTCAATTTTAGTTAGTGGTGAAAGTGGGGCTGGTAAAACAGAAAGCACTAAGTTGCTTATGCGCTATCTCGCACACATGGGAGGAAGAAGTGCAGCTGAAGGGCGATCTGTAGAGCAACAAGTTCTGgaa TCAAATCCTGTTCTAGAAGCATTTGGCAATGCTAAGACTGTCAGGAATAATAATTCCAG TCGTTTTGGCAAGTTTGTTGAGCTACAATTTGATGAGAGGGGGCGAATTTCAGGAGCTGCTGTTCGAACATATCTTCTTGAGAGGTCTCGTGTTTGCCAAATTTCTACTCCTGAAAGAAACTATCACTGTTTCTACATGCTTTGTGCAGCACCGCCTGAG GATGTCAAGAGACTTAAACTGGGAAATCCTAGAAGCTTTCATTATCTCAACCAGTCAGACTGCTATGAGCTTGAGGGTGTTGATGATTCAAAGGAATATCTGGAAACAAGAAGAGCTATGGATATTGTTGGAATCAGTGCTGATGATCAG GACGCAATCTTCCGTGTTGTCGCCGCTATTCTTCATCTAGGCAATATTGAATTCAAAGAAGGTGCTGAAACAGATTCATCTCAACCTAAGGACGAAAAGTCTTTGTTCCATTTAAGAACTGCTGCTGAACTTCTCAT GTGTGATGTAAAGGCCCTTGAAGATTCTCTATGTAAGCGTATTATTGTAACCCGTGATGAGAACATAACAAAAAGTTTAGACCCTGAGGCAGCAGTTCTCAGCAGAGATGCCTTGGCAAAAGTTGTCTATTCACAGTTGTTTGATTG GCTTGTGAATAAGATCAACAGTTCAATTGGTCAAGATCCTAATTCGAAGTTTCTAATAGGGGTTCTCGATATATATGGCTTTGAAAGTTTCAAGACAAACAG CTTTGAGCAGTTCTGTATCAATCTGACAAATGAAAAACTGCAGCAGCATTTTAATCAG CATGTTTTCAAAATGGAGCAAGAGGAgtatacaaaagaagaaataaattggAGTTACATTGAGTTTATTGACAACCAGGATATTCTGGATCTTATTGAAAAG AAACCAGGTGGGATCATTGCTCTTTTGGATGAGGCTTG TGTTTTGCCGAGGTCTACACATGAAACATTTGCACAAAAGCTGTATCAGACTTTTAAAACTCATAAACGCTTTAGCAAACCTAAATTGGCGAGATCTGATTTCACTATTCATCACTATGCTGGTGAT GTGACTTACCAGACGGAACTGTTTTTGGACAAAAACAAAGATTATGTTGTTGCAGAGCATCAAGCACTTCTGTGTGATTCCAAATGCTCTTTCGTTTCAGGTTTATTTCCGCCTCTGCCTGAGGATACGTCAAAATCTTCAAAGTTTTCGTCTATAGGATCACGCTTTAAG CAACAATTGCAAGCTTTGCTAGAAACTTTAAGTGCCACAGAACCACACTACATTCGCTGCGTTAAGCCTAATAATCTTCTTAAACCAGCAATATTTGAGAACAGTAATGTTCTCCAGCAGCTTCGATGTGGG GGAGTGATGGAGGCTATTAGGATAAGCTGTGCTGGATATCCAACAAGGAGGacattttatgaatttatagatCGTTTTGGCATTCTTGCACCTGAAGTTTTGGATGGAAG TTGTGATGAAGTTACTGCTTCAAAGAGGCTTCTAGAGAAGGTGGATCTCCAAGGCTTTCAG ATTGGAAAAACAAAGGTCTTTCTTCGGGCTGGCCAGATGGCTGAACTAGATGCTCGTAGAAGTGAAGTATTAGGGAGGTCAGCTAAGATAATTCAATGGAAATTCCGTTCATATCTAGCTCGAAGAAGTTTCATTTTACAACGGAAGTCAGCTATACTGCTTCAAGCTATATGCAGAG GACATGTTGCACGCCAAGTTTACGAAGCCTTGCGCCAAGAAGCTGCTGCTTTGCGAATCCAGACGAACCTCCGTATGTATATTGCAAGGAAAGATTACAAGGAACTGTTGTCTTCATCTGTTACAATTCAGGCTGGTTTGCGAGGAATGGCTGCTCGTAAGGAGCTTCACTTCAGACGGCAAACAAGAGCTGCAACTGTTATTCAG AGCTACTGCCGCCAATACTTGGCACGTTTACATTATACAAGGATAAAGAAGGCAGCAATCACTACTCAGTGTGCTTGGAGAGGAAAAGTTGCTAGAAGAGAGCTACGAAAGCTCAAGATG GCTGCAAGGGAAACTGGCGCTCTTCAAGCTGCCAAAAATAAGTTGGAAAAGCAAGTTGAGGAACTTACATGGAGGCTACAACTGGAAAAACGCATGAGG GCTGACATAGAGGAAGctaaaacacaagaaaatgcAAAGTTGCAGTCTGCTTTTCAGGAATTGCAACTGCAATTCAAGGAGGCAAAAGATATGCTGGTTAAGGAGCGGGAGGCTAGCAAAAAGGCTGCTGAGGCAGTTCCTGTAATACGAGAGGTCCCAGTTGTTGACACAGCTCTCATGGAGAAGCTTACCACTGAAAACAATAAACTTAAG GCTTTGGTGACTTCCCTTGAGAAGAGGATTGATGATGCTGACAAAAAATGCGCGGAGACAATCAGAGTTAGTGAAGAAAGATTAAAGAATGCGGTAGAAGCTGAGTCAAAGATCAATAACATGAATAAAGAGATGCAAAG GTTACAAGAGAAGCTGTTAAATATGGAATCTGAGAACCAAATTCTCCGGCAGCAAACATTGTTAAATTCACCTGTAAAACGCATGTCTGAACATTTATCAATACCGACAACTCCAACAAAACAG AATTTGGATAACGGCCACATTGATTTCGAAGAGCTTAAG GAACCGCATAGTGCCCCACCAGCCATCAAGGATTATGCAAACTCTGATCCTAAGTTGACGAGGTCTTATGTTGAGAGACAGCAT GAGAATGTTGACGCTCTGATCAACTGTGTAGTTCGGAACATTGGTTTCAGCAATAATAAACCAGTGGCCGCACTTACCATCTACAAATGTCTTCTTAATTGGAAGTCATTTGAATCAGAGAAAACTAGTGTTTTTGATCGTCTTATCCAGATGATTGGGTATGCAATTGAG AATGAGGAGAGCAGTGACCACTTGGCTTATTGGCTATCAAACTCATCTGCTCTGTTATTTTTACTGCAAAAGAGTCTCAAAGCTGCTGGAACAGGAGGCGCTATTCCACGGCGAAAACCTCCCCCTCCGACATCATTGTTTGGGAGGATGACTCAA GGATTCCGTTCTTCCCCATCCTCTGCAAATCTTAATCTGGATGGACTTGATGCTGTTCGGCAAGTAGAGGCGAAGTATCCTGCCTTGCTTTTCAAGCAGCAGCTCACAGCTTATGTGGAGAAAATATATGGAATAATTCGTGATAACACAAAAAAAGATCTGACTTCCTTGCTTTCCTTGTGCATTCAG GCACCAAGGACAGCAAGAGGCGGCATGGTCAGGGGATCTGGACGTTCATTTGGGAATCACACTCAAAGCAGTCATTGGCAGAACATCATTGAGACTCTCAACAATCTCCTGAAAACATTGCAAGAAAATTAC GTCCCTCCTGTTTTGATCCAAAAGATGtttcttcaaatattttcattcataaatGTGCAACTCTTTAACAG TCTTCTCCTCCGCCGTGAATGTTGCTCATTCAGCAACGGGGAATATGTGAAGTCCGGCTTGGCTGAATTGGAGTTGTGGTGTGCACAAGCAAAATCCGAG TATGTCGGAGCATCATGGGATGAACTTAAGCACATAAGGCAAGCAGTGGGCTTCCTG GTTATATTCCAGAAGTATAGGATCTCATATGATGAAATAGTTAACGATCTTTGTCCT GTTTTGAGTGTTCAACAACTTTATAGAATATGCACGCAATACTGGGATGACAAGTACAACACTAAAAGCGTTTCCTCAAGT GTTCTTTCCAGCATGAGGATACTAATGACTGAAGATTCCAACAATGCAGTCAGCAGTGccttcttgttggatgataatTCCAG CATTCCTTTCTCGGTCGATGACATATCAAGCTCGGGGCAAGAGAAGGAATTTTCCGATGTCAAACCAGCAGAAGAGTTGCTCGAGAATCCGGCCTTCCAGTTTTTGAAGGAGTGA